From the genome of Ovis aries strain OAR_USU_Benz2616 breed Rambouillet chromosome 5, ARS-UI_Ramb_v3.0, whole genome shotgun sequence:
tagcggactggaatgcaaaagtaggaagtcaagaaatacctggagtaacaggcaaatttggccttggaatgtggaatgaagcagggcaaagactaatagagttttgccaagaaaatgcactggtcataacaaacaccctcttccaacaacacaagagaagactctacacatggacatcaccagatggtcaacaccgaaatcagattgattacattctttgcagccaaagatggagaagctctatacagtcagcaaaaacaagactgggagctgactgtggctcagatcatgaactccttattgccaaattcagactcaaattgaagaaagtagggaaaaccactagaccattcagttatgacctaaatcaaatcccttatgatgatacagtggaagtgagaaatagatttaagggcctagatctgatagatagactgcctgatgaactgtggaatgaggttcatgacattgtacaggagacagggatcaaaaccatccccatggaaaagaaatgcaaaaaagcaacatggctgtctggggagggcttacaaatagctatgaaaagaagagaggtgaaaagcaaaggagaaaaggaaagatataagcatctgaatgcagagttccaaagaatagcaagaagagataagaaagccttcttcagcgatcaatgcaaagaaatagaggaaaagaacagaatgggaaagactagagatctcttcaagaaaattagagataccaagggaatatttcatgcaaagatgggctcgataaaggatagaaatggtctggacctaacagaagcagaagatattaagaagaggtggcaagaatacacggaagaactgtacaaaaaagatcttcatgacccagataatcatgatggtgtgatcactcatctagagccagacatcctggaatgtgaagtcaagtgggccttgctgtgaaagtgctgcactcaatatgccagcacatttggaaaactcagcagtggccacaggactggaaaaggccagttttcattccaattccaaagaaaggcaatgccaaagaatgctcaaactactgcacaattgcactcatctcacacgctagtaaagtaatgctcaaaattctccaagccaggcttcagcaatacatgaaccgtgaacttcctgatgttcaagctggttttagaaaaggcagaggaaccagagatcaaattgccaacatccgctggatcatggaaaaagcaagagagttccagaaaaacatctatttctgctttattgcctatgccaaagcctttgactgtgtggatcacaataaactgtggaaaattctgagagagatgggaataccagaccacctgacctgcctctctatgcaggtcaggaagcaacagttagaaataggcatggaacaacagacttgttccaaataggtaaaggagtgcgtcaaggctgtatattgtcaccctgcttatttagcttatatgcagagtacatcatgagaaacgctggactggaagaaacacaaactggaatcaagattgccaggagaaatatcaataacctcagatatgtagataacaccacgcttatggcagaaagtgaagagaaactgaaaagcctcttgatgaaagtgaaagtggagagtgaaaaagttggcctgaagcccaacattcagaaaatgaaatcatgacatcttgtcccatcacttcatgggaaatagatggggaaacagtggaaacagtgtcagactttatttttttgggctccaaaatcactgcagatggtgactgcagctatgaaattaaaagacacttactccttggaagaaaagttatgaccaacctagatagtatattcaagagcagagacattactttgccgactaaggtccctctagtcaaggctatggtttttcctgtggtcatgtatgggtgtgagaattggactgtgaagaaggctgagcaccgaagaattgctgctttttaactgtggtgttggagaagactcttgagagtcccttggactgcaaggagatccaaccagtctgttctgaaggagatcagccctgggatttctttggaaggaatgatgctaaagctgaagctccagtactttggccacctcatgcgaagagttgactcattggaaaagactctgaggctgggcgggattgggggcaggaggagaacgggacgacagaggatgagatggctggatggcatcaacgactcgatggacgtgagtctgagtgaactccgggagttggtaatggacagggaggcctggcatgctgtgattcatgggatcgcaaagagtcggacacgactgagcaactgaactgaactgaactgaactgaaggtgggagatagagaaggaaatCTGAGGAGGTTGTTTGGAAGCATTAACTTAGAAGGGAAATAATATAAACACTTGAAACCAAATTTATGGACAAACTAGACTTTTTGAACCATAGATAGGTATTTGTTACAACTCAAAAACTAGGTTTTGAGTTTTCATGTTGATCACTTTTTCTTCCTGATTAAAAGATGGGGATAGGGAGAGAAAGATGGAAACAaaacactgttttgttttgttttttgtttttttttggaatgGCTCTGGGGTTATTTTCCAATGTACATGCCAAATTTTGGtttgtttaaagaaatacatGAATTAGCAGAATTCCTTTCTGTATTCATTCCACAGCTGATGTTAATACTTagtttttatatttcagttctcATTTAGTATGGAAGAAGATGAGTTCTTTGGAGAAAAAACATTCCAGCATTATTGTGCAGAATTCATTAAACATTCACAGAAGATAGGTGATGGTTGGGAATGGAGAGCTTCAAaggtaagaattttattttttatttcgatagatgtttttatttttccccacttAAAACCTCAGTAATTGAAAGTTATGTATGAAAGCTAGTTTGATTTAGTAaaaggcttaaattgaagaatgtttTAAAACAGATGTCCGTTTTATTACTTTAGCTATATATACTCATTATAATTAGGCTAATGAAGTATTATCTAGAAAAGTCCTTAGGTGACCTGCTTTAATTTAATAGATAAGAGTGCTTAGCATATTAATTATCTAAATGTAAACAGATGCTTCTGTGGTGCTTCAAACCATTTGTTTATactattatattttctttagaaactaCTTTTGTCCAGAGAGTGAAAAGATAATCCAGACATCAAACCATGGTCAAATAATCACAAATTCTGAATTATGgaggactgttcagttcagttcagttgttcagttgtgtccagctctttgcgaccccatggactgcagcactccaggcttccctgtccatcaccaactcctggagcttactcaaactcatgtccattgagtcagtgatgccatccaaccatctcatcctctgtcatccccttctcctcccgcttcaatctttcccagcatcaatgagtcagttctttgcatcaggtggccaacgtattggagtttcagctttagcatcagtccttccaatgaatattcaggactcatttcctttaggattgactggtttgatctccttgcagtccaagagactctcaagagtcttttccaacactacagttcaaaagcatcagctctttggtgcttagctttctttatagtccagctctcacatcgatacatgaccactggaaaaaccatagctttggagGACTGTATCTTTGGGAATTTCTTAATAATATAAACACAATTCTAAAACATTCTTTCTTTTGGTTCTATTTAGTAATATTAATAGCAACATAAAAAGTCTATATACTCATTAATTTCCACACATATATTTAGTAAGATTTTCTGCCTAAAGCTCTTTAAAAGGTCTTTGAAATCCCTTTTTTAGAGAATAAGTtttttctatttgatgttttATCTGATTTGTGAAAAAGTGGTGAAATCTTGTGTCTCTGTTGATTAGCTCTGTTTCATGTATGAAATCTGAGAAATGTGAATATTTTTGAGCTGATTCTTATGATTCAGAACTAGAGGCCAGGGAAGTGCAAGTCTTGATCAGCTTCAGATTGTCACTGGGGAGAGAAGCCATGATTTCCTCTTGGGTAGTATGTCAGCTAAGCTTTGGCAGGGGGTTCATGTCAGGGTTTAGAAGTGTAGAGTCAATTTCTTGTGGTAGATTCCAGCCCTACTCTCTAAGTTAATGATGGGACAGTTCATAAACCCTTAAGGTGTCTCTCAGTCTAGGATAATATGATCTTAATAgcaccttttattatttttggtgctgaatattttataattttgctttctgtTATGTTTGCATTTCTAATCTTATTTCTTCTATGATTATTATCAACATATAAAGGAACTACTAATTTTTATATACTACTTTTATAACCATTCATCTTACTAAATTCTcctaattttcataaattttcagTAATTTCTGCTGTGTATTCTGAGTAGAATGAGCTATCTACAAATGAgttttttcttgacttctttgtaatatttctctctattatttttatgaattgaGTAGAAAACTGTTAATAGTAATAACAGatctctttgtcttcttcctgattttaATGTTAATGCTTCTGATATATAATGGTTAAAATGTTGGATGTTTATTCATTGGATGAGAATAGGTTTCTGACCCATTTTATCCTGTAATAATTTGTGTGATTATACTTTGGGAACTTTCCCTTTTCAttaggtttgaaaaaaaaaagaaaagattgtctTCTTTTATCTTAAGCTGGAGGCTGAATAATAGATTCCTGTACCATTTCAGGGACCTAgtagagtgggggaggggaaagttAGAgaggaaggtgtgtgtgtgtgtgtgtgtgtgtgtgtgtgtgtgtgtgtgtttgtgtgttgggGTGCTTTGGGGAAGATCTCCAGGGGGAGGGGATTATATGTCAGAAGTTTCTTCTCTGAATTTGTTGAAAGTAGTGCCATAAGAGGCAGTTTCCaggatttgtttttattcttgGCCTTGCCTCTACTTCAAGGATGGGTATGGCTAAGTCTAGTTTCTTGTTTGCTGCTACTTCCCTGCTGAGTTAGAAAAGCTGCCTACCCTTTGGAGTGAGAATTACGCCTCTAATTAAGGACTATTCTCTTTAATGTGGGCGTGAGCCTATAGATACTATCAAAAAAGCCCTAAAACATTCATCAGAGAAAATCTTTACAGCCTTAGGGTAAGGATTGCAAACTCACGAGTCTGTGAAGACCTGGTGGGGTAATGTAACTGGGTCAAGCTGCTAGGGCCAAGACAATGTGGACTCTGTCTGAGTCGGGGCCTATGGCTGACCAGAGTGCTTGGCCTGAGGACAGGAGTTTACCAAATCTTCCAAGAAAAGTAAAAACGATTTAGAGtaatatctaaatttttaaatgttgacaactaatttaaaaagatacttttcaAAGACAGTgaggactgaacccacatgccATGGCTCTGTGTGTCCAGTAGGTGACTTCTGGGATTGGGTGTCTGCCTGGTGTTGACTGGTTTCTCACCTTGCCTCAATGCATACTGTTGATCTGAATTGGGATAAAGGACTCCAGGCAAAGAGATCCTTCtctactgtattttaaaatgttagtattTTTGCTACTTAATTTCTGCAGTCCTGTACCCTATTTAAGAAGGAAATTGTGAATCGGTTACTTCATTATCTCCTTTAAACCTTCCATTCTTATTACATCTCAGGCTTTGTGGAACTGTTTGGAAACAATACttaaacttttactttttatgctccggaaattaatttttatattaaaagtagTTGTATTGGTATATAATTGACAAACAATAAGCTACACATATTTAACGTGTAAAATTTGATAAGTTTTGACGTATGTACAGACCTTGAACCTTCACCACAGTCATGAGAGTGAGCATATCTATCATCCCCAAAAGGTTTCTTATATAACTTTTTAGTGCCTCTCTCTGTCCCTTCTTGCCCCtcgtttttaaaaagaactttgttTATCCGTATATAAAGAGACTTCTTTAAAGAGTATGTATACTGTCACTCATATTTTCAGGTTTGTTCATAAACCACTTTGGTACCacccattttatcttttaatatttagagAATTGGTATAATTCAACATTTTAGGTAAGGCAAAATATCATTATTTCTGCAGAGTTCATGAGAAAAGCAGTGTGAATGaaacatataaataatttaaaattttaaaagaaagaaatttcttaaaatagtcAAAATGTCCTAGTTTTTTATATCTGGAGGTATGCAGATTAAGGAGAATGCTTCTAAATCAGTGTTTTTTTGGTGGGACTTAATTCTATTGGCATTTGGTCAGGACTCTTCTTGTTTTCCTACTCTTAACATCTCCAAACCCCTCAGAAGGTTGGTACACTCTTCCTAAGAGCCATTGTTTAATATGATGGTGTATCGGATATTAAAGATAGTGGTTAAAATCATAGGTTTCAGAGTTAGATAGACCTGAGTACAAATCCTTGCTCTACCATTATTTCCTTTACCGTAGTCCTCTACTAGCTGGATTTTAGACAATATACTTAATGTAgctgaatttcattttctttacctataaaataggaataacaaTAATACCTAACACGGTTGTtgtgtggattaaatgagatttgCATTCTAAAAGTTCAGCGTAGTTTCTGGCATGTGGACAGTTGTTGTATGATTATCATTTTTAGGTGGTTGATTGAAATTTTCAGTGTCTTTTGTTAGATAAATAATGCTATGAATGAAATTGTAGTTAGATTTTCAGAAAACTTTATGAAAGTCTGTTAGCACCAAGTATACTGGATTGATCTGAATGAAATTCTAGTTAGGTTTTCAGAAAACTGTATACTGTAGTATTGATATATTggggcttacctggtagctcagctggtaaagaatccccctgcaatgcaggagaccctggtttgattcctgggtcaggaagatcacctggagaaggaataggctacccattcagtattcttgggcttccctggtggctcagatggtaaataacccacctgcagtacaggagacctgggttgggaagattcccctggaggagggcatggcaacccattgcagtattcttacctggagaatccccatggacagaggagctgggagggccacagttcatggggttgcaaagagtcggacacaactaagcacagcacagcacactgatacattattctgaattttctaCAATAAGAAAGGGGAGCAGAAGATGGTAAATAGCAATGAATGCAATTTTTTGAAACCCATTAAAGGGTtaccttgttttattgcactttgtAGGTATTGTatgttttacaaattgaaggtttgtggcaaccctgtgtcgAGCAAATCTATCAGTGCCATTTTTTCAACAGCCTCTGCTAACTTCATGTCTCTATGTCACATTTCAATAATCTTCACagtatttcacattttttcattattattatatttgttatggtgatctgtgatcagtgagcTTTTAGTGTTGTGATTATTTTGGAGTATCATGAACCCTACCCATTAACAGTGAacttaataaatgtgtgtgtcCTAACTGCTCCACTCACTGGCCATTGCCCTATCTCTGTCCCTCTCCTcaggcctccctattccctgagacaTTGCAATATTGAAATTAGACCAATTAACAACGTTACAATGGCCtttaagtgttcaagtgaaagtaAGCATTGCCTCACTTTAAATCAGAAACtggaaatgattaagcttagtgaagAAGGCATATCAAAAACTAAGACAGGTCAAAATTTAAGCCTCTTGCACCAAACAGTTAGCCAAGCTGTAGATGTAAAGGAGAAGctcctgaaggaaataaaatgtgctACTCCAGTGAAGACATGAACAGTAAGAAAGTGAAACTGCTTTTCTCTAAGGAGAAAGCTTTAGTGGTTGGGAAGATCAAACTAGCCACAACTTCCCATAAGCTGAAacctaatccagagcaaggctCTAACTCTTCAATTCTTTACAGGCCGAGAAAGGTGAGGAAGTTGCAGAGGAAAAGTTTGAAGCTTGACAGAGTTTCACTCATGAGGTTTCAGGAAAGAAACTATTTCCATAATATAAAAGTGCAAGGTGAAACAGCAAGTGttgatgtagaagctgcagcagATTATCTAGATCTAGCTAAGGTCATTAATGAAGGTGACTACACTAAACAGCAAATTTTCAGTGTAGACAAAACAGTCTTCTATTgaaagaagatgccatctaggactttatagcaagagaggagaagtcaatgcctggcttcaaagcttcagAGAACAGACTGACCGGATCTTTTgttggttccctggtggctcagagggtaaagcatctgcctgcaatgcaggagacctgggttcgattcctgtgtcaggaagaccccctggagaaggaaatgacaacccactccagtacccttgcctggaaaatcccatggatggagaagcctggtaagctatggtccatggggtcgcaaagagtcggacacgactgagcgacttcacttcacttcaatgcaGCTGAtgactttaagttgaagccaGTGTTCACTTATCATTCTGTAAATCTTAGGGTCCTTTAAGATATGCTAAATATACTCTACCCATTTTCTATAACTGGATCAAAAATcctggatgacagcacatctATTTATAGCATCTCAACATattaagcccactgttgagacataccattcagaaaaaaagattcattGAAAATAGTACTGCTCATTGACTACATACCTAGTTACCCAAGAGCTCTGAGGGAGATGTACACaagattaaaattgtttttatgcTTACTAATACAACATCCATTCTGtggcccatggatcaaggagtattttcaactttcaagtctcattttgtaagaaatacatttcataagaCTGTAATAGTGACTCTGGGTGAATCTGGTCAAAGTCAACTGAAAGCCTTCTGGAAAGGATTTACCATTCTAGATGCCATGaagaacatttgtgattcattggaagaaatcaaaatgtcAACATTAACAGAAATTTGGAAGAAGTTCATTCCAATCCTCATGGGTGGCTTTGAGGGGTTTAAGACTTCAGTAGAGGAAGTTACTGCAGATATggtagaaatagcaagagaactggagttagaagtggagcctgaagatgtgactcACTTGCTGGAGTCTTATGATAAAACTTGAAAagatgaggagttgcttcttatggatgagcaaataaagtggtttcttgagatagAATTTACTTGTGGTGAAGAttctgtgaagaactgacaacaaaatatttagaatattatataaacttagttgataaagcagtagCAGGGTTTGTGAAGACAGACtccaatttatttctttatttttacttttttggccacactgtgcagcttgtAGGATCCTGCACTTGGGTAATGAACCTGAAAGCATGGAGTCatatcactggaccaccagggaatgggTAAACTGCTATCAGACAGCATTGCATGCTACTGAGGAATAATTGGTGAAAGAGTCAATTGATGTGGTAGacttcattgttgtcttattttgagaaactgccacagCTATcccaaccttcagcaaccaccaccatcatgagtcagcagccatcaacataAAGGCAAGATACTCCACCAGCAAAATgattatgacttgctgaaggcttagatgatggttagcatttttagcaatgaagtattttttgtttatatattgtgTTTTTATACTTAATGCTATTGCTCACTTAATAGTctacagtatagtataaacataacttttatatacacTGGGAGACCAAAAAAAATTTGACTCACtgtattgtgatatttgctttattgtgttaGTCTAGAACCCAGCCCTTTATATCTTGAAgatatttctgtatatatttaaaaaacccaTGAGCTCGTAATGTTAGAGAAGGAAGGGGGATAAAGAGTggatgagacagagagagagagatggagaaacaggcaGACAGGGAGGAGCAGAACAGACTCCAAACTTAACTCGTTGGACACCATTGGGAGTATCTAAGGCATCAACTCCTTGGTCTGAAAATTGTtggttaaaggaaaagaaataagcgTTTATCCTGCATGTCCTGTATAAACTATATTTCATGGTAACTAAATAgcctaatttgaaaaataaaaattttatgccCCCCCCAATTCCAATAAACATAAAAAGGGCAATTGTTGTTCAATCattatgtcatgtccaactctttgtgaccccagggactgcagtatgacaggcttccctgtccttcactatcttcttgAGTTTGTTCaggttcatgtcctttgagtcagtgatgctatctaatcatctcatcctctgtcacccacttcttctgccctcaatctttcccagcgtcagggtcttttccaatgagtctgctcttcacatcaggtggccaaagtattagagcctcagcttcaccatcaagtccttccagtgaatattcagggttgatttcctttaggattgattggtttcacctccttgcagtctgaaggactctcaggagtcttctccagcaccatgattccaaagcattaattcttcagcactcagccgtCTTTATTTTCCAAccgtcacatccatacatgactactggaaaaactttagttttgactagatggacctttgtgggcaaaatgatgtctctgctttttaatatgctgtctagctttttgtcatagctttccttccaaggagcaagtgtcttttaatttaatggctgcagtcaccacccacagtgattttgcagcccaagagaagaaaatctgtcactgcttccacttttctgacttctattggccatgaagcgatgggccagatgccatgatcttagtttttagaatactgagttttaagccagccttttcactctcctctttcactttcatcaagaggctttttagttcttcttcactttctgccattagggtggtattatctgcatatctaaggttgttgatatttctcccagcaaccttgattccagcttgtgattcatccagcctggcattttgcatgatgtactctgcatataagttaaataagcaggatgacaatatacagccttgtcatacttcttCTCCAATTTTAGAGTCATGTCCCGTTCTGTTAACTTCTTTGACCCAAATACAGGTTTCTTGGAGACAGGCAAGGcgatctggtactcccatctttttaagaatcttccacagtttattgtgatccacacagtcaaaggctttagcatagtctatgaagcagaagtagttgtttttctgaaattttcttgctttctgtttgatccaacaaatgttg
Proteins encoded in this window:
- the LOC132659836 gene encoding craniofacial development protein 2-like, which gives rise to MARMNVDILGISELKWTGMGEFNSDDHYIYYCGQESLRRNGVAIMVNKRVRNAVLGCNLKNNRMISVRLQGKPFNITVIQVYAPTSNAKEAEVEWFHEDLQDLVELTPKKDVLFIIADWNAKVGSQEIPGVTGKFGLGMWNEAGQRLIEFCQENALVITNTLFQQHKRRLYTWTSPDGQHRNQIDYILCSQRWRSSIQSAKTRLGADCGSDHELLIAKFRLKLKKVGKTTRPFSYDLNQIPYDDTVEVRNRFKGLDLIDRLPDELWNEVHDIVQETGIKTIPMEKKCKKATWLSGEGLQIAMKRREVKSKGEKERYKHLNAEFQRIARRDKKAFFSDQCKEIEEKNRMGKTRDLFKKIRDTKGIFHAKMGSIKDRNGLDLTEAEDIKKRWQEYTEELYKKDLHDPDNHDGVITHLEPDILECEVKWALL